The DNA sequence TCGGCGGCCGGAGCCGGCGCGGCGGGGGCCTCGGCGGCGGGCGCCGGGGCGGGCTCGGCGGCCGGAGCCTCGGCGGCGGCCGGGGCGGCGGCCGCGGCGGGGGCGCCGGAGCCGTCGTCGATGATGGCCAGCTCGGAGCCGACCTCCACCGTCTCGTCCTCGGCCACCTTGATGGAGGCGAGGACGCCGGACGCGGGCGCCGGGATCTCGGTGTCGACCTTGTCGGTGGAGACCTCGAGCAGCGGCTCGTCGACCTCCACACGGTCACCTTCGGCCTTGAGCCAGCGAGTGACGGTGCCCTCGGACACGCTCTCGCCGAGCGCCGGCAGGGTTACGGAAACCGCCATGGTGCGGTTGCTCCTTACGGGTAGTGGGATAGGGGTGCGCTCGGGACTCAGTCGTGCGAGTGCAGCGGCTTGCCGGCCAGGGCCAGGTGGGCCTCGCCCAGAGCCTCGTTCTGCGTCGGGTGCGCGTGGATCAGCTGCGCGACCTCGGCGGGCAGGGCCTCCCAGTTGTAGATCAGCTGGGCCTCACCGACCTGCTCGCCCATGCGGTCGCCGACCATGTGGACGCCGACCACGGCACCGTCCTTGACCTGGACGAGCTTGATCTCGCCCGCGGTCTTGAGGATCTTGCTCTTGCCGTTGCCCGCGAGGTTGTACTTCAGGGCGACGACCTTGTCGGCGCCGTACAGCTCCTTGGCCTTCGCCTCGGTGATACCGACGGAGGCGACCTCCGGGTGGCAGTACGTGACGCGCGGCACGCCGTCGTAGTCGACCGGGACGGGCTTGAGCCCGGCCAGCCGCTCCGCCACCAGGATGCCCTCCGCGAAGCCGACGTGCGCGAGCTGGAGGGTCGGGACCAGGTCGCCGACGGCCGAGATGGTCGGCACGTTGGTGCGCATGTACTCGTCCACGAGGACGTAGCCGCGGTCCATCGCGACCCCGGCCTCCTCGTAGCCCAGGCCCTGGGAGACCGGGCCGCGGCCGACGGCGACGAGCAGCAGCTCGGCCTCGAAGGTCTTGCCGTTCTCCAGCGAGACCTTGACACCGTCGGCGGTGTACTCCACGCCGGAGAAGCGGGAGCCCAGGGAGAAGTTGATGCCGCGCTTGCGGAAGGCGCGCTCCAGCAGCTTCGAGCTGTTCTCGTCCTCGACCGGGACGAGGTGGGGGAGCGCTTCGACGATGGTGACGTCGGTGCCGAAGGACTTCCACGCGGAGGCGAACTCGACGCCGATGACGCCGCCGCCCAGCACGATCGCGGACTTCGGGACGCGGTCCAGGACCAGCGCGTGGTCCGAGGAGATGACGCGCTCGCCGTCGATGGTCAGGCCCGGCAGGGACTTCGGCACGGAGCCGGTCGCCAGCAGGACGTGGCGGCCCTCGACGCGCTGCCCGTTCACGTCGACGGACGTGGGGGAGGACAGGCGGCCCTCGCCGGTGATGTAGGTGACCTTGCGCGAGGCGACCAGGCCCTGCAGACCCTTGTACAGGCCCGAGATCACGTCGTCCTTGTACTTGTGGACGCCCGCGATGTCGATGCCCTCGAAGGACGCCTTG is a window from the Streptomyces mobaraensis genome containing:
- the lpdA gene encoding dihydrolipoyl dehydrogenase → MANDASTVFDLVILGGGSGGYAAALRGAQLGLDVALIEKDKLGGTCLHRGCIPTKALLHAGEVADSARESEQFGVKASFEGIDIAGVHKYKDDVISGLYKGLQGLVASRKVTYITGEGRLSSPTSVDVNGQRVEGRHVLLATGSVPKSLPGLTIDGERVISSDHALVLDRVPKSAIVLGGGVIGVEFASAWKSFGTDVTIVEALPHLVPVEDENSSKLLERAFRKRGINFSLGSRFSGVEYTADGVKVSLENGKTFEAELLLVAVGRGPVSQGLGYEEAGVAMDRGYVLVDEYMRTNVPTISAVGDLVPTLQLAHVGFAEGILVAERLAGLKPVPVDYDGVPRVTYCHPEVASVGITEAKAKELYGADKVVALKYNLAGNGKSKILKTAGEIKLVQVKDGAVVGVHMVGDRMGEQVGEAQLIYNWEALPAEVAQLIHAHPTQNEALGEAHLALAGKPLHSHD